The genome window CCGCCAGGAAGCGGCGTCCAGGGCTGGCCGCTGCAACTGCACGTGGGGTTGTCGGTCTTCGCCGCCGGGCTGTTCACGCTGGCGGCACTGCAATCGGTGCTCGTCGCTGCGCAGAGCCGCTTCCTGCACGGCGGCCGCGACCTGCGCTCCCTGCCGGCGCTGCCACCACTGCAGGCAATGGAGGCGGCGCTCTTCGGAGCGCTGTGGCTGGCCTGGGGCATGCTCACCGCCTCGCTGCTGACCGGCATCCTCTTCGTCGACGACCTGCTCGCACAGCATCTCGTGCACAAGACGGTGCTCTCGGCTATTTCCTGGGCGGTCTTCGGCATGCTGCTCTGGGGGCACTGGCGCTATGGCTGGCGCGGGCGAACCGCGCTGCGCTGGACCTGGAGCGGCTACGCCGTGCTGCTGCTCGCCTATTTCGGCAGCAAATTCGTTCTGGAAAACGTGCTCGGGCTGCGCTGGGGCTGATGCGCTCTCGACGCGGGCACGCCCGCTATCGCTACAATGATCGGCC of Algiphilus aromaticivorans DG1253 contains these proteins:
- a CDS encoding cytochrome C assembly family protein, producing the protein MIPAVLSLVAYLASAAAAYRDRASLLFAAGATAVALHAAALLGDVFHQDRLLIGLIDAASLVLWQAALLILLCWRMMPVAALSLIAFPLAGVVSVVAATSGTPPGSGVQGWPLQLHVGLSVFAAGLFTLAALQSVLVAAQSRFLHGGRDLRSLPALPPLQAMEAALFGALWLAWGMLTASLLTGILFVDDLLAQHLVHKTVLSAISWAVFGMLLWGHWRYGWRGRTALRWTWSGYAVLLLAYFGSKFVLENVLGLRWG